From a region of the Mauremys mutica isolate MM-2020 ecotype Southern chromosome 12, ASM2049712v1, whole genome shotgun sequence genome:
- the LOC123345641 gene encoding C-type lectin domain family 2 member D-like: MLEGAEADPSEQPLNSSIDLKSRGEPDDPANDNFRKAAVSKGRAAFIAIVGVLVVIIIALAAALGVEKSKRSSPFPPAASRCPDGWIGIKGKFYYFSNAPRNWTYSQSFCSSHAASLAGVDNLQELGSLLPYKGRLDHWIGLRKDTGQVWKWVNGTEFDHRFKIQGAADCAYLDEDLTVSSSSCSTPRNQICSRPDAPT, encoded by the exons atgctggAGGGAGCAGAAGCAGATCCCTCTGAACAGCCTCTTAACAGCTCCATAGACTTGAAGAGTAGAGGAGAACCAG ATGATCCAGCTAACGACAACTTCAGGAAAGCTGCTGTATCTAAAGGCCGAGCTGCATTCATTGCCATTGTCGGGGTCTTGGTGGTGATCATCATTGCTTTGGCAGCAGCTTTGGGAG tggAAAAATCTAAGCGCTCTTCTCCGTTCCCCCCTGCTGCCTCTCGGTGCCCAGACGGCTGGATCGGGATCAAGGGGAAATTCTACTATTTTTCTAATGCTCCAAGGAATTGGACCTACAGCCAGAGCTTCTGCTCGTCACACGCTGCCTCCCTGGCTGGGGTTGATAATCTGCAGGAGCTG GGTTCCCTGCTGCCATACAAAGGCAGACTGGACCACTGGATCGGCCTCCGGAAGGACACGGGCCAGGTCTGGAAGTGGGTCAACGGGACCGAGTTTGACCATCG GTTTAAAATACAAGGAGCAGCAGATTGTGCGTACCTGGACGAAGACCTCACAGTCAGCAGCTCCAGCTGCAGCACACCAAGAAATCAGATCTGCAGTAGACCTGATGCCCCTACGTAG